One segment of Salvia splendens isolate huo1 chromosome 20, SspV2, whole genome shotgun sequence DNA contains the following:
- the LOC121780750 gene encoding LOW QUALITY PROTEIN: GDSL esterase/lipase At5g33370-like (The sequence of the model RefSeq protein was modified relative to this genomic sequence to represent the inferred CDS: inserted 1 base in 1 codon), translating into MAPFACVILSLAIASMVSGGEARAFFVFGDSLVDNGNNNYLITSARADAPPYGIDYPTHRPTGRFSNGLNIPDIISEQLGMEPTQPYLSPFLKGDKLLVGANFASAGVGILNDTGIQFLNIIRIGKQXQYFQQYQTRVSSIIGPEQTTALVNQALVLITLGGNDFVNNYYLVPFSARSRQFSLPDYVTYLISEYRKVLHKLYDLGARRVLVTGTGPLGCVPAELAQRSRAGECSAELMRAAALFNPQLVQMLDSLNSELGASVFIAANTQQMHMDFISNPQAFGFVTSKIACCGQGPYNGVGLCTAVSNLCPNRDLFAFWDPFHPSEKANRIIVQQILSGDTQYMKPMNLSTILALDSRT; encoded by the exons ATGGCTCCCTTTGCATGTGTGATTCTTAGCCTGGCAATAGCTAGCATGGTGAGTGGAGGCGAAGCACGGGCATTCTTCGTGTTTGGAGACTCGCTGGTGGACAATGGCAACAACAATTACCTTATAACGAGCGCTAGGGCGGACGCCCCACCTTATGGCATCGACTACCCAACCCATCGGCCTACTGGCCGATTCTCCAACGGCCTCAACATCCCCGATATCATCA GTGAACAGCTTGGAATGGAGCCCACCCAACCATACTTGAGCCCATTTCTTAAAGGAGACAAGCTTCTTGTTGGTGCTAATTTTGCTTCAGCAGGAGTTGGAATCCTTAATGACACTGGAATTCAGTTT ttAAACATCATTCGCATCGGCAAAC CTCAGTACTTCCAGCAGTATCAAACACGGGTGTCAAGCATCATCGGACCGGAACAAACGACCGCGCTAGTGAACCAAGCTCTAGTTCTCATCACACTAGGAGGCAATGACTTTGTCAACAACTACTATTTGGTCCCTTTCTCAGCAAGATCCAGACAATTTTCCCTGCCTGACTACGTTACATACCTTATCTCTGAGTATCGCAAAGTCTTGCAT AAGTTGTATGACTTGGGAGCTAGGAGggttttagtgaccgggacggGCCCACTTGGGTGTGTCCCCGCTGAGCTGGCACAGCGCAGCAGGGCCGGGGAATGCTCCGCGGAGCTGATGAGGGCGGCCGCGCTTTTCAACCCACAACTAGTTCAGATGTTGGACAGCCTCAACTCCGAATTAGGGGCTAGTGTGTTCATTGCAGCTAACACACAACAAATGCATATGGACTTCATTTCTAATCCTCAAGCCTTCG GATTTGTGACGTCGAAAATCGCATGCTGTGGGCAAGGCCCATACAATGGAGTTGGGCTTTGCACGGCGGTGTCCAATTTGTGCCCAAACAGAGATTTGTTTGCATTTTGGGATCCATTTCACCCATCGGAAAAGGCCAACAGAATTATAGTGCAACAAATATTGAGTGGAGATACACAATATATGAAGCCCATGAATCTCAGCACCATCTTGGCTTTGGATTCAAGGACCTAA